A window of the Streptomyces sp. NBC_00250 genome harbors these coding sequences:
- a CDS encoding non-ribosomal peptide synthetase has protein sequence MDTTLTTHPHIHTTLTTTHHTTNRENKRLITYIVPTHPENPPTTQDIQNWLREKLPHYMIPNTIITLNEIPLTPNGKINHKALPDPTTNPTNRTHTPPNTPTEHTLTTIWTELLNPTQPLSTTDNLFELGADSLLALRATAAADRQGLHLQLPDIFQNPTITQQALVIQAAGSSAAAVVLVPDPGGLHEPFGLTDVQHAYWLGRSGLFELGDVSTHLYLELESEDFEPERGNTVLRRLVARHDMLRAIVRPDGRQQILDTVPEASIAYQDLSQLSDEEAEAEITAVRDTLSHEVRPADQWPLFELRAQRLPGGTTRLHLSLDMLIADAASVRILLTEWAALYADPDTVLPPIGLSFRDYCTATTGLENTTARNYWTERLHTLPPAPELPTLPIPPGTPTRFTRRTHTLPADQWARLKNQAHQRGLTPSTLLCAAYAETLATWAKEPHFTLNVTIGDRLPLHPDAEHLIGDFTNLVLLESDHRDTDQGFEYRARALQSRLMRDLEHRAFGGVRLIRELAREHGPARAAMPVVFTSVLGHDMPGDSDGTLPGLGRLLDGISQTPQVHLDHQVVEIAGELLLTWDAVEGLFPAGVLDDAFSAYTSFLETLVDASEAWAQPAPVRAPASHLEVVSRVNDTVASLPEGLLHEPVFAQAARTPHATAVITPTRTLTYAELTDHALHIAQGLRAHGVRPGELVAISMHKGWEQIAAVLGILHADAVYLPIDPELPHERITYLLTHTDTRTVLTQPDTTTSIDWPTTITPLTVHDNAPWYHTPTPHTPTRTPNDLAYVIFTSGSTGQPKGVMIDHRGALNTIHDINNRTQLTPHDTILGISSLSFDLSVWDIFGTLTAGATLVLPNPGTQRDPHHWNHLITHHHITTWNSVPALFELLTEHRNQNNTPTNTTLKTALLSGDWIPLTLPQRAKNTFPHLQLHSLGGATEASIWSIHHPITTTPEEWTSIPYGKPLTNQTMHILDHHQNPRPPYTTGHIHIGGTGVALGYWKDPQKTGNAFTTHPHTKQRLYKTGDLGRYWPDGTIEFLGREDHQVKINGYRIELGEIDTTLTTHPHIHTTLTTTHHTTNRENKRLITYIVPTHPENPPTTQDIQNWLREKLPHYMIPNTIITLNEIPLTPNGKINHKALPDPTTNPTNRTHTPPNTPTEHTLTTIWTELLNPTQPLSTTDNLFELGADSLLALRATAAADRQGLHLQLPDIFQNPTITQQALVVGSAVVRTAEDVPVGPTGMTPSQHWFLSQDLPQRHHWNDASFLLSLQRPLEPARLAHALRRVLEHHDALRLRFRESAPGAGWEAEVAPYEESDALPFTTYDLSGLDSRAQKLRSTEISDSLQSSLDLAEGPLLRMAYFDMGDRPHCILFLAHWLAVDHYSGRIVLEDLLGCYADLAAGEEGGLPPKSSSFRSWTEGLRAYAEGPEVRAELDYWAGEDRRSPSVIRLDGTEGANSLESLDNHTVRLDRKVTEALVRLLPRRVRADLSEVLCSALLRSLPFEDEGRGEDARRVLLDLERHGRDLPVAGADVSRTVGRFSTLVPVLFEFDPSESAVDALHRTVDQARSQPGRGAGHGLLRYVSGDPEAAVLRSLPQAEIGVNYLGQVDEVFMRSDLLSVPRMAYGRQRSDVGTRFRLVDVIGFVVAGRLNLTVGFSGNRHRPETTRRIVDGLVAELTELARWAREAPETGK, from the coding sequence ATCGACACCACCCTCACCACCCACCCCCACATCCACACCACCCTCACCACCACCCACCACACAACCAACCGCGAAAACAAACGACTCATCACCTACATCGTCCCCACCCACCCCGAAAACCCACCCACCACCCAAGACATACAGAACTGGCTCCGCGAAAAACTCCCCCACTACATGATCCCCAACACCATCATCACCCTCAACGAAATCCCCCTCACACCCAACGGAAAAATCAACCACAAAGCACTCCCAGACCCCACAACCAACCCCACCAACCGCACCCACACACCCCCCAACACCCCCACCGAACACACCCTCACCACCATCTGGACCGAACTCCTCAACCCCACCCAACCCCTCTCCACCACCGACAACCTCTTCGAACTCGGCGCCGACTCCCTCCTCGCCCTCCGCGCCACCGCCGCAGCCGACCGCCAAGGACTCCACCTCCAACTCCCCGACATATTCCAAAACCCCACCATCACCCAACAAGCACTGGTGATTCAGGCAGCGGGATCCTCGGCGGCCGCGGTCGTCCTCGTGCCCGATCCCGGTGGGTTGCACGAGCCGTTCGGGCTGACGGACGTGCAGCACGCGTACTGGCTGGGCCGCTCGGGTCTGTTCGAGCTCGGTGATGTGTCGACACATCTCTATCTGGAGCTGGAATCGGAGGACTTCGAGCCCGAGCGCGGGAACACCGTCCTGCGCCGGCTGGTCGCACGTCACGACATGCTGCGCGCGATCGTCCGCCCGGACGGACGCCAGCAGATCCTCGACACCGTCCCCGAGGCGTCCATCGCCTACCAGGACCTCTCACAGCTGAGCGACGAAGAGGCCGAGGCCGAGATCACCGCCGTACGGGACACCCTGTCCCACGAGGTACGGCCGGCCGACCAGTGGCCGCTGTTCGAACTGCGCGCACAGCGCCTGCCCGGCGGCACCACCCGTCTCCACCTCAGCCTGGACATGCTCATCGCCGACGCCGCGTCGGTCCGCATCCTGCTCACCGAATGGGCAGCCCTCTACGCCGACCCCGACACGGTCCTCCCCCCGATCGGACTGTCCTTCCGGGACTACTGCACCGCCACCACCGGCCTGGAGAACACCACCGCCCGCAACTACTGGACCGAACGCCTCCACACCCTCCCGCCGGCACCCGAACTGCCCACGCTCCCGATCCCCCCGGGCACCCCGACCCGCTTCACCCGCCGCACCCACACCCTGCCCGCCGACCAGTGGGCCCGCCTGAAGAACCAGGCACACCAACGCGGACTCACCCCGTCGACCCTGCTGTGTGCCGCCTATGCCGAGACCCTCGCCACCTGGGCGAAGGAACCCCACTTCACCCTCAACGTCACCATCGGCGACCGCCTCCCCCTGCACCCCGACGCCGAGCACCTCATCGGCGACTTCACCAACCTCGTCCTCCTGGAGTCCGATCACCGGGACACGGACCAGGGGTTCGAGTACCGTGCGCGCGCCCTGCAGAGCCGGCTGATGCGGGATCTGGAGCACCGTGCGTTCGGCGGGGTGCGTCTGATCCGTGAACTGGCCCGGGAGCACGGGCCCGCGCGGGCCGCGATGCCCGTCGTCTTCACCAGCGTCCTCGGCCATGACATGCCGGGCGATTCCGACGGCACGCTGCCCGGACTGGGCCGGCTGCTGGACGGAATCTCGCAGACGCCACAGGTCCATCTCGACCACCAGGTGGTGGAGATCGCAGGTGAACTCCTGCTCACCTGGGACGCGGTGGAGGGACTGTTCCCGGCCGGCGTGCTCGACGACGCGTTCTCGGCCTACACATCGTTCCTGGAAACGCTGGTCGACGCTTCGGAGGCCTGGGCACAGCCCGCTCCGGTCCGTGCGCCGGCCTCGCACCTGGAGGTCGTCTCCCGGGTGAACGACACGGTCGCGTCCCTTCCCGAGGGTCTGTTGCACGAGCCGGTGTTCGCCCAGGCCGCCCGGACTCCCCACGCCACCGCCGTCATCACACCCACCCGCACCCTGACCTACGCCGAACTCACCGACCACGCACTCCACATCGCCCAAGGACTACGCGCCCACGGCGTCCGACCCGGCGAACTCGTCGCCATCAGCATGCACAAGGGATGGGAACAGATCGCAGCCGTCCTCGGCATCCTCCACGCCGACGCCGTCTACCTCCCCATCGACCCCGAACTCCCCCACGAACGCATCACCTACCTCCTCACCCACACCGACACCCGCACCGTCCTCACCCAACCCGACACCACCACCAGCATCGACTGGCCCACCACCATCACCCCCCTCACCGTCCACGACAACGCCCCCTGGTACCACACCCCCACACCCCACACCCCCACACGCACCCCCAACGACCTCGCCTACGTCATCTTCACCTCCGGCTCAACCGGCCAGCCCAAAGGCGTCATGATCGACCACCGCGGCGCCCTCAACACCATCCACGACATCAACAACCGCACCCAACTCACCCCCCACGACACCATCCTCGGAATCTCCAGCCTCTCCTTCGACCTCTCCGTCTGGGACATCTTCGGCACCCTCACCGCCGGCGCCACCCTCGTCCTGCCCAACCCCGGAACCCAACGCGACCCCCACCACTGGAACCACCTCATCACCCACCACCACATCACCACCTGGAACTCCGTCCCCGCCCTCTTCGAACTCCTCACCGAACACCGAAACCAAAACAACACCCCCACCAACACCACCCTCAAAACAGCCCTCCTCTCCGGAGACTGGATCCCCCTCACCCTCCCCCAACGCGCCAAAAACACCTTCCCCCACCTCCAACTCCACAGCCTCGGCGGCGCCACCGAAGCCTCCATCTGGTCCATCCACCACCCCATCACCACCACCCCAGAAGAATGGACCAGCATCCCCTACGGAAAACCCCTCACCAACCAAACCATGCACATCCTCGACCACCACCAAAACCCCCGACCCCCCTACACCACCGGACACATCCACATCGGCGGCACCGGCGTCGCACTCGGCTACTGGAAAGACCCCCAAAAAACCGGCAACGCCTTCACCACCCACCCCCACACCAAACAACGCCTCTACAAAACAGGCGACCTCGGACGCTACTGGCCCGACGGAACCATCGAATTCCTCGGCCGCGAAGACCACCAAGTCAAAATCAACGGCTACCGCATAGAACTCGGAGAAATCGACACCACCCTCACCACCCACCCCCACATCCACACCACCCTCACCACCACCCACCACACAACCAACCGCGAAAACAAACGACTCATCACCTACATCGTCCCCACCCACCCCGAAAACCCACCCACCACCCAAGACATACAGAACTGGCTCCGCGAAAAACTCCCCCACTACATGATCCCCAACACCATCATCACCCTCAACGAAATCCCCCTCACACCCAACGGAAAAATCAACCACAAAGCACTCCCAGACCCCACAACCAACCCCACCAACCGCACCCACACACCCCCCAACACCCCCACCGAACACACCCTCACCACCATCTGGACCGAACTCCTCAACCCCACCCAACCCCTCTCCACCACCGACAACCTCTTCGAACTCGGCGCCGACTCCCTCCTCGCCCTCCGCGCCACCGCCGCAGCCGACCGCCAAGGACTCCACCTCCAACTCCCCGACATATTCCAAAACCCCACCATCACCCAACAAGCACTGGTCGTCGGCTCCGCCGTGGTCCGCACGGCCGAAGACGTCCCCGTGGGGCCGACCGGGATGACGCCCTCGCAGCACTGGTTCCTCTCGCAGGACCTGCCGCAGCGCCACCACTGGAACGACGCCTCGTTCCTGCTGTCGCTGCAACGTCCGCTGGAGCCCGCCAGGCTGGCGCACGCGCTGCGTCGCGTCCTCGAACACCACGACGCCCTGCGGCTGCGCTTCCGCGAGTCCGCCCCGGGGGCCGGCTGGGAGGCCGAGGTCGCTCCGTACGAGGAGTCGGACGCGCTGCCGTTCACCACGTACGACCTGTCCGGGCTCGACAGCCGCGCCCAGAAGCTGCGCAGCACCGAGATCAGCGACTCGCTCCAGTCGAGCCTCGACCTCGCCGAGGGGCCGCTGCTGCGCATGGCCTACTTCGACATGGGCGACCGTCCCCACTGCATCCTCTTCCTCGCCCACTGGCTGGCGGTCGACCACTACTCGGGGCGGATAGTCCTCGAGGACCTGCTGGGCTGCTACGCGGACCTGGCCGCCGGCGAGGAGGGCGGACTGCCGCCGAAGTCCTCGTCCTTCCGGTCCTGGACCGAAGGGCTGCGCGCGTACGCGGAGGGGCCGGAGGTACGGGCCGAGCTCGACTACTGGGCCGGCGAGGACCGCCGGTCGCCGTCGGTGATCCGGCTGGACGGCACCGAGGGTGCCAACTCGCTCGAGTCGCTGGACAACCACACCGTGCGGCTCGACCGGAAGGTGACGGAGGCGCTGGTCCGGCTGCTGCCGCGGCGGGTGCGGGCCGATCTGTCGGAGGTCCTCTGCTCCGCGCTCCTGCGGTCCCTGCCCTTCGAGGACGAGGGCCGCGGGGAGGACGCGCGGCGGGTCCTGCTGGATCTGGAGCGGCACGGACGCGACCTGCCGGTGGCGGGCGCGGACGTGAGCCGCACCGTGGGGCGGTTCTCGACGCTCGTCCCCGTGCTGTTCGAGTTCGATCCGTCGGAGTCGGCGGTGGACGCGCTGCACCGGACCGTGGACCAGGCCCGGTCGCAGCCGGGCCGCGGTGCCGGACACGGGCTGCTGCGGTACGTGTCCGGTGATCCGGAGGCCGCCGTGCTGCGCTCCCTGCCCCAGGCGGAGATCGGCGTCAACTATCTGGGGCAGGTCGACGAGGTGTTCATGCGCAGCGATCTGCTGAGCGTTCCCCGGATGGCGTACGGCCGTCAGCGCAGCGATGTGGGCACCCGGTTC